The sequence below is a genomic window from Sorangiineae bacterium MSr12523.
TGTACGCGGAGAGCGGTAGACGGGCGCGATCGTCGACGACGCGTGAGGCCACGGCCGGGGTGCCGATGGGCGACGTTTGGGACATCGGTGTCATTGCACCTGTCGCGCGGGAACGGACGGGCTATCCCTCGCAAAAACCCGAAGCGTTGCTGGAGCGCTTGCTTCAATCCTTGAGCGATCCCGGAGACTTGGTGCTCGACCCGTACGCTGGGAGCGGTACGACGCTGTCGGTCGCGGCTCGACTGGGGCGGAGGTTCGTGGGCATCGACGCGAGCGAGGTGGCCATTGCAACGGCGACGAGGAGGCTTTCGGCGCTTGAGACGCCGAGCGTCCCCGCGTACGGTAGCGCGGTTCCCTCTCCCTCGCGGTAATCGCGCTATGCCCCGATGAAGCTTACGTCTCGACAACTGGTCTATCTTCTCGTGACGGCCGGCGTCACGATTCTCGCCTTTTCTCAGAACCAGCAGCTCGGGCCATGGCTGCTCGCGGTGGGAGGCGTCGGGGCGTTCATGACTCTGATCGCCGCCGTGGAAAACCCCGGTGGAGGTGGCACCGAGCAACTCGGGCCCATCGCCGACGCGCTTCGCCAAGTGGCGAACGGGCAACGCCCGGTGCTGCCCGCAGGCGCCAACCCGCAACTTGCGCACGCGTTCGACGAGCTGGCGAAGGTCATGGACGCGCGCACGCGGGAGCTCGGCGAGCACACCGCCCGCGACACGGACCTGGCCGAGGCGGAGCGCGCCCTGGACGAAGTCGGGCGAAGGCTCGTCGAGGGTGTGAGCTTGCAGGCGTCTGCCGCCGAGGAAACGTCGAAGCTGATCCGCGAAATGACATCGGCCATCCGCGAGATGGCTGCCCACGTGGAACAACTGACGTCGAGCGCCGAAGAGTCGAGTTCGTCGATTCTGGAAATGACGGCGACGAACGACGAGGTTGCGGAGAACGTGGGCGAGCTCGCGGGCAGTGTGCGCGAGACGGTGAGCTCCATCGAGGAGATGGCCTACTCGATCAAGGAGGTCGCGAAGAACGTCGACGCGCTCTCGCTCACCGCCGAGGAGACCAGCTCCTCGATGAACGAGATGGACGTCTCCATCGACCAGGTGCAGTCGAACGCCAACGAGACGGCGCGCCTGTCGGAAGAAGTGGCCCTCGACGCCGAAAAAGGCGCGGAAGCCATTTTGAAGACGATCAGCGAGATCTACCGCATCAAGGAGAGCTCGCAGGAAGCGGTCAGCGTCATCAGCAACCTGGGTTCGCGCATCGAAGCCATCGGCCAGATCGTGAACGTCATCGATGACGTGGCCGAGCAGACGAACTTGCTGGCGCTCAACGCCGCCATCATCGCCGCGCAGGCCGGCGAGCAAGGCAAAGGCTTCGCGGTCGTGGCCGACGAGATCAAGGACTTGGCCGAGCGCGCGGGAACGAGCACGCGCGAGATCACGGACTTGATCAAGACAGTGCAGAGCGAAAGCAAGAATGCGATCGCCGCCGTGGAGCGCGGCGCACACAACGTCGACCGCGGCGTCGAGGTTTCCAACGAAGCCGAGCGGGCGCTGAAAAAGATTCTCGAGAGCAGCCAGAAGTCGACCAACATGGTGCGCGCGATCGCGCGGGCCACGGTGGAGCAGGCCAAGGGCTCGAAGCAAGTGACGGACGCCATCGGGCGCATCGCGGAGACGGTGCAGCAGATTGCGGCGGCGACGGCGCAGCAAGCACGCGGGTCGGAGCTCATCATGAAGAGCGCCGAGAAGATGCGGCTCATCACGCAACACGTGGAGCGCAGCTCGCAAGAGCAGTCGCGCGGCGGGCGGCAGATCACCAGCGCCATCGAGAACATCTCGGCGATGGTGAATCAGCTCAATGTGACGCATCGGACGCAGTCGCGCGGGAGCGAACAGGTGCTCAACGCGGCCGGACGCATCGAGGAGAGTGCGCGGCAGCAAGAGACGTCGCTGCGTCAGCTCAATGCCGCGCTGGAGCGGATGCGCAAGATCACGCCGCGCTGAGTTACTCCGTCATGAGCTCGTCGTGGACGAGCATCTCGAACAGCTTGCCCTCCTTTGCGTGGGCGACGACGGTGGCGTGGTCGAGGCGCGGCGCGATGCGCTCGGGTAGATTCGCGATCCCCAAGGCGGTGACGGCCACCACGGCTGCACCGCTGGCGAGCGACGCCGGAGAGATCTTGTCGAGGGTGTCGCCCGATTGGTGATGCACTTCGAAGTAGTGCGTCGAATCCACGTCGAGGTTGAGCGTAGGCACACCCTCGACCCAAAATGGGCAGTGGTCCGATTGGCAGCTCATCTCCGTTTGGAGCGTGTCGGCGCCGAGGCCGGACAGCCATGACTTGGCCAGCGGAGAAAGACGCTGGATCACGTCAGGCCGGCCGTCCGCGATCCATCCTTTGGGCGGGCCGGAGCCCAGATCGGTGTTGAGCACCATGACGATGCGATCGAGCTCGCCGGCGTGCGCTTTCGCGTAAGCGCGCGAGCCCAAGAGGCCCTGCTCTTCGCCGCCCCAAAGCGCGAATCGCAACGTGCGCTTGGGCGGACGCGCACCACCCGATAAAGCGCGAATGGCCCGCGCGGCCTCGAGCACCGATGCGACCCCCGTACCGTTGTCTTGTGCGCCCGTGCCGAAATCCCACGCGTCGAGATGGGCGCCCACGAGCACGATCTCGTCCGGGTGCTCGGAACCGCGGATGTCCGCCACGACGTTCGGCACCTTCACCGGTCCGAGCAGAGGACTCGGGTTGGAGAGCTCGAGGGTCACCGGCCCCTTCTCGGCTGCGCGCTCGATCGCGGCGCCGTCTTCGAGGCTGACGTCCAAAATCGGCACCGGTATGGGTTGCTCGCGCGCCTGCATCGCGTGCGCGAGCATGCCCTGATTGGGCTTGGGCAGATGATAGAGGACGGCCGCCACGCCTGCCTGGGCCAGCGTCTTGAGCGCCCGCAGGCGCGCGAGCCTTTTGTCCGGCACCATCGCGCGGGTCGAAAACACGACGATGGCGCCGCGCAACTCGCTTTCGCGCAGGCGCATCGAGTCTTCGAGGTCGAGCACCATCACGCGCCCGCGCACGCCGCCTGCGGGCATGGGCGACGACCATCCCACCGCCGAAACGTGAATCGGCCGCTCCACGGGCGAGAGCATGCGCGCCCGCGCCTCGCGCCGCTCCCACCCGTGTGGAATCGTGAATTCCTCGATGCGCGCGCCCTCGAGCCCCGCGCGCCGGAAGCTCTCCACCGCCCAACGCGCGGCCGCCGCGAGGAGCGCCGACCCCGTGAGGCGCGGGCCATAGGCGTCGGACAAGTCGCGCACGTAGTCGTAGGCGTGCCCGCCCACGACGATGCTCCCCGCGAGCCGCTGAAGCTCGGTATCGGACGCCGAAAGCGGCGCGGAGGACATCGTGGGACGCGTCGAATCGTGGCTATCGATGGAAGGCGGCCGTGAGCCAGCGGGTTGCTGCGGCCCTGCACACGCGCTGGCGAGGCACGCTGCAGCAAAGATCGAAAGAGTGCGCATCGTGCCACGGTATAGCGGCGCGAGCGCACTCGTCGAGGGCGTTACTCCACGGTAACGGTCTTGGCCAAATTGCGCGGCTGGTCGACGTCCGTGCCTTTGTAGTCGGCAATGTAGTAGGCCAGCAATTGCAACGGCACCACCGTCAGCAGCGGCAGAATCTCCGGCTCGACCTCGGGGATCTCGATGACGTCGGGCTCCGAAAGGGCGAAGTTTTGCCGCGGCGAACGCGAGGGGATCTGCGAAATGCTCGGCGTGATGAGGCGCGCCACCTCCCCGTCGCCTTGGGTGCAGACGGCGATGACGACACCTTCGCGGGCGCGCACTTCCTCGAGGTTCGAGACCGTCTTCTCGTAGTGCGCGTCCTTGGGGCAGAGCACGACGACGGGCATCTCTTCGTCGATGAGGGCGATGGGGCCGTGCTTCATCTCACCGGCGGCGTAGCCCTCCGCGTGGATGTACGAAATTTCCTTCAGCTTGAGCGCGCCCTCGAGGGCGACGGGGAAGCCGGTGCCGCGCCCCAAAAAGAGCATGTCGCGCGAGCGGTGGAACTTCTTCGCGATGAACTGAATCTTGTCCTTTTGCTCCAGCACCGTGCGCATGTCCTGCGCGCCCTTGAGCAAGCCGCCGAGCACGCGGCGCGATTCGTCCGCCGACAAGGTACCGCGGCGGCGCCCGAGGTAGACGGCCAACATGAGCAACGCGGCGAGCTGCGTGGTGAAGCACTTCGTCGAGGCCACGCCGATCTCCGGCCCGGCATGCGTGTAGAGTGCACCCTCCGACGCGCGCGGGATGGCGCTGTCGAGCACATTGGCCACCGCGAGAACGTGTGCGCCCTGCGCCTTCGCCGCCTTCACCGCGGCCAAGGTGTCCGCCGTCTCACCGCTCTGGCTCACCGCCACGACGAGATCCGTCGGCGAGAAGACCGGCTCGCGGTAGCGCACCTCGCTGCCGATTTCCACGGTGGAGGGAACCTTCGCGAGCTGCTCGACCCAATAGCGACCGGCCATCGCCGCGTGCGCGCTGGTGCCGCAGGCCACGAAGTACACGCGGGTGATGCTCTTGGCCAGCGCCACGGAGATGCCGATTTCCTCGGGCACCACGTCGGCCTCACTCACGTTGATGCGCCCGCGGATGGTGTCCTCGATGGCGCGGGGCTGCTCCATGATCTCCTTGAGCATGAAGTGCTTGTACCCGCCCTTTTCGGCCTGCGAGGCGGACCACTCGATGTGCCGCGCCTTGCGCGTGACGAGCGTGCCATCGAGCTTCGAGATGGTCGCCCCCGATTTGCGGAGCACGGCCATCTCGCCGTCCTCGAGGAAGATGACGTCGCGCGTGTGCGCGAGCAGCGCGGGGATGTCGCTCGCGGCGAGCATCTCGTTTTGGCCCACGCCGATGACCAGCGGCGAGGAGTCTTTGGCCACCACGATCTCGTCGGGTGCATCTCCACTGACGGCGGCAATGCCATAAGCGCCCTTCACGCGTCCGAGCGCACGACGCACCGCTTCGCCGAAGGAAGGCGCGCCGTCGGTCATGGCCTCTTGAATGAGGTGGGCGACGATCTCCGTATCGGTGTCGCTGCTGAAACGCGTGCCCTTCGCCTCGAGCTCCTGGCGCAGGGCTCCATGGTTCTCGATGATGCCGTTGTGAACGACCGCGACCTTGCCTGCGACGTGCGGGTGTGCGTTCGCCTCGTTGGGGCGGCCATGGGTGGCCCATCGCGTGTGGCCAATGCCGATGCGCCCGGCGAGCGGATTCTTGGCGAGCGCTTGATCGAGGTTGGTCAGCTTGCCGACGGCGCGAACGATTTCGACGCCGCGTCCCGTGTGAAGGGCGAGCCCGGCCGAGTCATAGCCGCGGTATTCGAGCATCCGCAGTCCTTCGACCAGAATGCCTGCACACTCGCGTTCGCCAACGTAAGCCACGATTCCGCACATGTTCGTCGTTCTCCTGTTGCCTAGCTTGGATTGAAGGCGGGCAAGATGGACTCTAGCCCGGATGACGCGCCGTGGTGGCCCGTCATCCGGGCTAGGGCCGGTTTTGCCACAGTCGGGAGAGGAGAGCCCGCTTGTGTCGTGTCATGAACGCCTGAACTGCACTCTGCGATCGTCTCGTAGGATGAGGAAACCGGGAGACGCGTGGCGCTGCGCTACTTTTCGCACGTGAGCGGAGGCACTTCGCTCGGGGACATGCCGTCGGCGATGAGGCGGGCATTCGAGAACACCATGCGGAAGCGATCGAGGCGCGTGGCAATGGAATCGCTGCTCGTGCGCTCGTCGCCGTCCATGGCGCTTTGGCTCACCACGCCGACGACCTCGTGGCCGCCGCGCGCGAGGAGTGGGCCGCCGGAATCGCCCGGGCAAATGGAGGCGTCGAGCGAAAGGGTGCCCGCGCCGATGGATGCGACGGTGCCGCCCCGGCGCACGGAGCGGTGGATGCCATCGGCCGAAAGCGCGCAGCGGCCAAAGCCCACGGGATCGACCGGCTCACCTATTTTCGGGGGACCGTCGAGGCGCGCGCTCATGGTGCCGAGGCCCACGAGCTTGCGTTGCAGGACGAGGATGGCGAGGTCGCCGGCACCGCCCGATTCGCCGCAGGGCGGCGCGACCACGTGCGTGACGCCGACGTAGCCCCACGCGAGGTAGTCACCCCCCAGCTCGATGCGGATGTCCTTTCCCGGGAGCGCTTTGCCGGTGAAGCTCCCCGATGGACCGCGCTCGACCACGCAATGGTGGGCGGTGAGGACCAGATCGTCTTCTACCAGGGTGCCGGAACAGGTGACGTGCCGGCCGACGACGCGCACGACGGCGTCTTCGGGCGTGGCAATCGCGAGGGGCGGCGGAAAGAAGCGCGGCGGCTTGTCCTCTTTGACACGGGCGGCCGCCACGAATGACACGGAGGGCGCCGCGCAAGCTGCAGTGCATGCGGTCAACAGCGCCGCGAGTGCGGTTCGAGTCATTGCAGGGCGAGCCGCGCCTCTCGGGTAGCATTGTGGTAAGCAACCGCGCTCGCCTCGGGGTGCGCGGGGGCGTCCTCCACGCCAAGGGCGACCAGCTCGTGAAGGATGGCCGCCCGGCGCGAGGCCGATGCAAGAAGCGACATGGAGCATTCCCCGACGCTGCAGGCATCGAGCACGCGATGCTCGGCGGCCAAGGCATCGGCCGAGCGGCCCTGATCGAGCAGGGCGCGCGCATACACGTGCTCGAGCTCCGGGTTGGAGCGAACGGCGCGGGGTGCGAACTCGATGGTGCGAAGGGCGAGGCCGGAGGCGCGAACGTCCAGGTACGACTGAGCCAACAGGCGGCGCGCCACCGCGTCGTCCGGGTGGAGCGCCACCTCCGACTCGAGCGCACGCAGCGCAAGCCGGTCATCGGCGACGACGGGCTTTTCGCGCTGAACGCCGCACGCGAGCCAGAGCACACCGATTGCCGTGAGAAGAACCAGGTTCCAACCCCGCACGTCCATGACGTCGCTCCTGAGCATGACACACCCTCGAAAGGCTGACAGCCATGGATGCTCGAAGTTCCCGCGAGGAAGGCAACTTTTGAATGGGACGTGCCGGTCCTCGAGTCTTCGCTCTGCTAGCACGGCGGCAGCGGGACGAAACCGGCGAGACCGGCGCGATGTAGGTTCCGGGAGTGAGGATCGCCCTAACGTCAGACGATTTTCGCACGAAGACGGGCAAACGCGGCGGCCTCGCCGCGCTTATTCCGCTGCCGCTGCTCGACTGTAAGAACATGCAGGGACCGTCGCCCATCGCTCGATTGGTACGTCCGCATGGAAACCTACATCAGCTCTTCACGCTTGCTCGAGCTCGCGCAGGAGCTCGGCGAGGAACCAGTCGCCCACGGCCCGGGTTCCGAGCTCGCCTCCGACGTCGCGGGTGCAGCGGCGCTCGCGGATGCCGCGCGCCACGAGGGCTTCGATACGCGCCATTTCGGCGGGGTGCCCGAGGTGCTCGAGGAGCATGCCCACGGTGAGGAAGGAGGCAAACGGATTGGCCAGGTCCTTCCCCGCGAGCGGCGGCGCCGAGCCATGCACCGGCTCGAACAGCCCTACCCGCTTCGGATCGGACGCGTGCAGGCTGGCGCTGCCGGCCATTCCCAGACCGCCCTGCAGCCCCGCCCCCAGATCGGTGACAATGTCGCCAAACAGGTTGTTCGTGACGACGACCTCGAAGGACGACGGGTCCTGGACGAGGTAAAGGCACAGTGCGTCGATGAAGACGTGCTGCGGTTTGATCTCCGGGTAGCGCTTGGCCACCTCGAAGAAGCAGCGGTACCAGAGCTCGTGTGCGTGCTGCATCGCGTTCGACTTGTCGGCGAGGTGCACCGTCTTGGCGCCGTGCGCTCGAGCGTACTCGAAGCCTGCGACGATGAGGCGCTCGACGCCTTTGCGCGTGTTCAAGTCCTCGTTGATGGCAATTTCGTCGGGGGTGCCGCGTTTGAACTGGCCGCCGACGTTGACGTAGATGCCCTCGGTGTTTTCGCGGAACACGACGAAGTTCACGTCCTTCGCGCCGCGATTTTTCAGCGGCACGAGCCGATCGTCGAGCGCTTTGACGGGGCGGATGTTCGCATAAAGATCGAGCCCGAAACGAAGGCCAAAGAGGATGTCGCGCGCATAATCGAGATTGCCCACGCGCGGATCGCCCAGCGCCCCGAGCAACACCGCGCGCGCTTCCTTGGCGATGCGGTCGGCGATGTCCTTGGGGAAGGTCGTCTTGTCGCGCAAATAGCGCTCGGCGCCGAGATCGAGCTCCCAGAGCTCGACGTCGACGCCGGCCTTGTCGCGGTAAAGTTCCAGCACGCGACGCGCTTGGTGAATGACCTCGGGTCCGATTCCATCTCCCGGCAGCAGCGCAATGAGCTCTGACATGCCGGGAGACGCTAGCGTTACTTCACGGAGACGTCATCTACGCGGAACGACGTCACGAGCGACGAATCGGTGGTGGCGCGGAACTGCAGCCGTACCGTTTGGCCTGCGTACGCCGAAAGGCTGTACGGTCCGCGCTGCGTGTAGGCGCCCGCGGTGGCAACCTTGTTCAGATTGCTGAACGTGGCCAAGGTCCCCAGCACGGTGCCCGAGGTGTTGAGAACCTCGACGTACAAGTTGTCGTACTTCGTCGAGGTGGTCGTTTCGGACGACGTGATGTTGAGCCAGAAGGTGAGGCTCGGCGCACCGCCGCTCGGGATGGAAATCGCCTGGTATTCGCTGCCAGCCGCCGAGTTGT
It includes:
- the glmS gene encoding glutamine--fructose-6-phosphate transaminase (isomerizing), coding for MCGIVAYVGERECAGILVEGLRMLEYRGYDSAGLALHTGRGVEIVRAVGKLTNLDQALAKNPLAGRIGIGHTRWATHGRPNEANAHPHVAGKVAVVHNGIIENHGALRQELEAKGTRFSSDTDTEIVAHLIQEAMTDGAPSFGEAVRRALGRVKGAYGIAAVSGDAPDEIVVAKDSSPLVIGVGQNEMLAASDIPALLAHTRDVIFLEDGEMAVLRKSGATISKLDGTLVTRKARHIEWSASQAEKGGYKHFMLKEIMEQPRAIEDTIRGRINVSEADVVPEEIGISVALAKSITRVYFVACGTSAHAAMAGRYWVEQLAKVPSTVEIGSEVRYREPVFSPTDLVVAVSQSGETADTLAAVKAAKAQGAHVLAVANVLDSAIPRASEGALYTHAGPEIGVASTKCFTTQLAALLMLAVYLGRRRGTLSADESRRVLGGLLKGAQDMRTVLEQKDKIQFIAKKFHRSRDMLFLGRGTGFPVALEGALKLKEISYIHAEGYAAGEMKHGPIALIDEEMPVVVLCPKDAHYEKTVSNLEEVRAREGVVIAVCTQGDGEVARLITPSISQIPSRSPRQNFALSEPDVIEIPEVEPEILPLLTVVPLQLLAYYIADYKGTDVDQPRNLAKTVTVE
- a CDS encoding S1 family peptidase, with protein sequence MTRTALAALLTACTAACAAPSVSFVAAARVKEDKPPRFFPPPLAIATPEDAVVRVVGRHVTCSGTLVEDDLVLTAHHCVVERGPSGSFTGKALPGKDIRIELGGDYLAWGYVGVTHVVAPPCGESGGAGDLAILVLQRKLVGLGTMSARLDGPPKIGEPVDPVGFGRCALSADGIHRSVRRGGTVASIGAGTLSLDASICPGDSGGPLLARGGHEVVGVVSQSAMDGDERTSSDSIATRLDRFRMVFSNARLIADGMSPSEVPPLTCEK
- a CDS encoding methyl-accepting chemotaxis protein, yielding MKLTSRQLVYLLVTAGVTILAFSQNQQLGPWLLAVGGVGAFMTLIAAVENPGGGGTEQLGPIADALRQVANGQRPVLPAGANPQLAHAFDELAKVMDARTRELGEHTARDTDLAEAERALDEVGRRLVEGVSLQASAAEETSKLIREMTSAIREMAAHVEQLTSSAEESSSSILEMTATNDEVAENVGELAGSVRETVSSIEEMAYSIKEVAKNVDALSLTAEETSSSMNEMDVSIDQVQSNANETARLSEEVALDAEKGAEAILKTISEIYRIKESSQEAVSVISNLGSRIEAIGQIVNVIDDVAEQTNLLALNAAIIAAQAGEQGKGFAVVADEIKDLAERAGTSTREITDLIKTVQSESKNAIAAVERGAHNVDRGVEVSNEAERALKKILESSQKSTNMVRAIARATVEQAKGSKQVTDAIGRIAETVQQIAAATAQQARGSELIMKSAEKMRLITQHVERSSQEQSRGGRQITSAIENISAMVNQLNVTHRTQSRGSEQVLNAAGRIEESARQQETSLRQLNAALERMRKITPR
- a CDS encoding 3-isopropylmalate dehydrogenase (catalyzes the oxidation of 3-isopropylmalate to 3-carboxy-4-methyl-2-oxopentanoate in leucine biosynthesis) produces the protein MSELIALLPGDGIGPEVIHQARRVLELYRDKAGVDVELWELDLGAERYLRDKTTFPKDIADRIAKEARAVLLGALGDPRVGNLDYARDILFGLRFGLDLYANIRPVKALDDRLVPLKNRGAKDVNFVVFRENTEGIYVNVGGQFKRGTPDEIAINEDLNTRKGVERLIVAGFEYARAHGAKTVHLADKSNAMQHAHELWYRCFFEVAKRYPEIKPQHVFIDALCLYLVQDPSSFEVVVTNNLFGDIVTDLGAGLQGGLGMAGSASLHASDPKRVGLFEPVHGSAPPLAGKDLANPFASFLTVGMLLEHLGHPAEMARIEALVARGIRERRCTRDVGGELGTRAVGDWFLAELLRELEQA
- a CDS encoding M20/M25/M40 family metallo-hydrolase; this encodes MRTLSIFAAACLASACAGPQQPAGSRPPSIDSHDSTRPTMSSAPLSASDTELQRLAGSIVVGGHAYDYVRDLSDAYGPRLTGSALLAAAARWAVESFRRAGLEGARIEEFTIPHGWERREARARMLSPVERPIHVSAVGWSSPMPAGGVRGRVMVLDLEDSMRLRESELRGAIVVFSTRAMVPDKRLARLRALKTLAQAGVAAVLYHLPKPNQGMLAHAMQAREQPIPVPILDVSLEDGAAIERAAEKGPVTLELSNPSPLLGPVKVPNVVADIRGSEHPDEIVLVGAHLDAWDFGTGAQDNGTGVASVLEAARAIRALSGGARPPKRTLRFALWGGEEQGLLGSRAYAKAHAGELDRIVMVLNTDLGSGPPKGWIADGRPDVIQRLSPLAKSWLSGLGADTLQTEMSCQSDHCPFWVEGVPTLNLDVDSTHYFEVHHQSGDTLDKISPASLASGAAVVAVTALGIANLPERIAPRLDHATVVAHAKEGKLFEMLVHDELMTE